CCAAGAGCTACCAATTGTTGCCTAAAGGACCTGGCCTCTTCCAAGGTTTCAAAAGTACCTAGGGAGTAGGAGTAAAACGGATTCGTTTTTACGAACAAGGTGTTGGTCAATGCCTCAGAAGCGAGCGTTACATTATTATCAACAAAAGACTTGACCTGGACCGAATATATTTTTTCCTTTTCAAGGAATTGTTTTGCCAGATAAAATTCCTTTACCAAGCTTAGTTCGTCGTTTTGCGCCTTTAAGTTATCAATCCTAGATTTTATGGCATCCAAGCTATCTATGGATACAAGAAGGTTGTTGTTCTGTTTGTCCAGTGAATTGGACGTATTCAAACCGGCAGTAAAAGATGTAAGTGCCAAGCCTCCAATTAAGAAAAAAGCCGTAATTCCAGC
Above is a window of Maribacter algicola DNA encoding:
- a CDS encoding SPOR domain-containing protein; translated protein: MPFIEESDLLELHKDIDKAQIINERLLDQIKFKNKELKRSKIQRNIFAGITAFFLIGGLALTSFTAGLNTSNSLDKQNNNLLVSIDSLDAIKSRIDNLKAQNDELSLVKEFYLAKQFLEKEKIYSVQVKSFVDNNVTLASEALTNTLFVKTNPFYSYSLGTFETLEEARSFRQQLVALGFEDAFVASYKEGKRVQIEDPY